In Anaerobacillus isosaccharinicus, one genomic interval encodes:
- a CDS encoding ABC transporter ATP-binding protein has translation MTLVINGIKKKFENHYAVDGISLKVEKGEMFGMLGANGAGKTTSFRMILGLLDPTEGSVTWNGERITYKRTHLVGYLPEERGLFPKLTVKEQLIYLMRLKGMKKPDIIKEMRNWLERFQVPEYENKKVEELSKGNQQKIQFMASILHKPELLILDEPFSGLDPVNSDMLKKAVLDLQRQGTTIVFSSHQMRNVEELCEDLIMLKRGKPVLHGSLREIKRSYGMKSISIRADYDLEFLESIPGVLTLEKLKDGATLKVENEKIAEDVFQKIMEKGFVRKFEVEEPSLHDIFIDKVGGDGDE, from the coding sequence ATGACTTTAGTGATTAACGGAATTAAAAAAAAGTTTGAAAATCATTATGCTGTTGATGGTATCTCTCTTAAAGTAGAAAAGGGAGAGATGTTCGGCATGCTTGGGGCGAATGGAGCTGGGAAGACCACTTCTTTTCGGATGATTCTTGGCCTACTTGATCCAACAGAGGGATCAGTTACGTGGAATGGAGAACGCATCACCTATAAACGAACTCATTTAGTAGGATATTTACCAGAGGAACGAGGCTTATTCCCAAAACTAACGGTAAAAGAACAGTTGATCTATTTAATGAGACTTAAGGGAATGAAGAAGCCAGACATTATTAAAGAAATGCGAAACTGGCTTGAACGCTTTCAAGTTCCTGAATATGAAAATAAGAAAGTAGAAGAATTGTCCAAAGGGAATCAACAAAAAATTCAATTCATGGCTTCTATTTTACATAAACCAGAGCTATTAATTTTAGATGAACCTTTTAGCGGTCTTGATCCAGTCAACTCAGATATGTTAAAAAAAGCGGTGCTTGACCTGCAACGACAAGGAACAACGATTGTTTTTTCAAGTCACCAAATGAGAAATGTAGAAGAACTTTGTGAAGATCTGATTATGTTAAAACGAGGGAAACCAGTCCTGCACGGAAGTTTAAGAGAAATTAAGCGTTCCTATGGGATGAAAAGTATCAGTATCCGTGCTGATTATGACCTAGAATTTCTCGAGTCAATCCCTGGTGTACTAACATTGGAAAAATTAAAGGACGGCGCAACATTGAAAGTGGAAAACGAGAAGATCGCAGAAGATGTTTTCCAAAAGATTATGGAAAAAGGATTTGTCCGTAAGTTTGAAGTGGAAGAGCCGTCATTACATGATATTTTCATCGATAAGGTTGGAGGTGATGGAGATGAGTAA
- a CDS encoding protein phosphatase 2C domain-containing protein — protein sequence MSKVAKDEIYSWVGSQEDFVDEINIHKIKHIVLGRFGGNSSAGQYKNEDGCIVWINEELKYEFVVLLDAHQTAESAELVIFTIHSIKEEIKKILTFSPRKSFDCLSKLLLSTFESSSFKEACKNVQGETAFLCVVRKDKFLWWFSVGDCILHLNHPELSDLNEYQQNHRSFYEWIGKVNTFELEVPCFSTGTKELRQGRTHLFLTTDGLVECPNVNFINPIELFKPFKKLNNEDSVWNLLDEIKENNVRDSTTIVSWFVDIDKESSQSSK from the coding sequence ATGAGTAAAGTAGCCAAAGATGAGATATATAGTTGGGTAGGAAGCCAAGAAGATTTTGTGGATGAAATAAATATCCATAAGATAAAACATATCGTATTAGGGCGATTTGGTGGTAATTCATCTGCAGGTCAGTATAAAAACGAAGACGGATGTATTGTATGGATTAATGAAGAATTAAAATATGAATTTGTAGTGCTTTTAGATGCACACCAAACAGCTGAAAGTGCTGAATTAGTAATTTTTACTATTCATTCGATTAAAGAAGAGATAAAAAAAATATTGACCTTCTCGCCGCGAAAATCCTTTGATTGTCTTTCTAAACTACTATTAAGTACTTTTGAAAGCAGTAGTTTTAAAGAGGCTTGTAAAAACGTTCAAGGAGAAACAGCGTTTTTATGTGTAGTGAGAAAAGATAAATTTCTTTGGTGGTTTTCAGTTGGAGACTGTATCCTTCATCTAAACCATCCAGAACTTTCTGACCTAAATGAATACCAACAAAATCATCGCAGTTTTTATGAATGGATTGGCAAAGTTAACACGTTTGAGTTGGAAGTTCCCTGTTTCAGTACAGGTACAAAAGAGCTGAGACAGGGTAGAACTCATTTGTTTCTAACTACTGATGGGCTTGTCGAATGTCCAAATGTGAATTTTATCAACCCAATTGAACTATTTAAACCATTTAAGAAGCTTAATAATGAGGACAGCGTGTGGAATTTGTTGGACGAAATAAAGGAGAATAATGTCCGAGACAGTACGACAATAGTATCTTGGTTTGTTGATATTGATAAAGAGTCAAGTCAATCAAGCAAGTGA
- a CDS encoding HIT family protein produces the protein MQGNCFICDKHNGTITTAGNTIYEDDYIYVGHIDNNGKPNYLGHIMIDLKRHVPTLAEMNPEEAKAFGVMMARLSKALKEVEDAEHVYALVSGNSVPHLHMHLVARYPNTPEQYWGPFSVYDAPNARMGENSEVMELCNRIKTYLETNPYE, from the coding sequence ATGCAAGGAAATTGTTTTATTTGCGATAAACATAATGGAACAATAACAACAGCTGGAAATACCATTTACGAAGACGATTATATTTATGTTGGTCATATTGATAATAACGGAAAGCCCAATTATTTAGGACATATTATGATTGATTTGAAGAGACATGTACCGACCCTTGCAGAAATGAATCCTGAAGAAGCAAAAGCATTTGGTGTGATGATGGCGAGGTTAAGCAAAGCACTGAAAGAAGTTGAAGATGCTGAGCATGTTTATGCCCTTGTGTCTGGTAATTCGGTTCCTCATCTTCATATGCACTTGGTCGCTCGCTATCCAAATACACCTGAGCAGTATTGGGGTCCATTTTCAGTCTATGACGCGCCAAATGCAAGGATGGGCGAAAATAGCGAAGTAATGGAGTTGTGCAATCGAATTAAAACGTATTTAGAGACAAACCCATATGAGTAA
- a CDS encoding AAA family ATPase — protein MAKIHIMGASGSGTSTLGAALSNELGYVQLDTDDYYWKTKYTEAEEISERIKRLTEDFAKDDHWILSGSLCGWGNPLIPYFDLVIFLYVPLEIRLERLQQREFHRYGNEVLPGGGKYEDSKAFLEWASLYDGAGPEVRSKFLHEKWLSELPCPVLRIEGSQTVEERVEIVLDYLRTQKIN, from the coding sequence ATGGCGAAAATACATATTATGGGTGCTTCCGGTTCGGGTACATCGACACTTGGAGCAGCACTATCAAATGAACTAGGCTATGTACAATTAGATACAGATGATTATTATTGGAAAACAAAATATACGGAGGCAGAAGAAATAAGCGAAAGAATTAAGAGACTGACAGAAGATTTTGCGAAAGATGATCATTGGATTCTTTCAGGCTCTTTATGTGGTTGGGGTAATCCATTGATCCCTTATTTTGATTTGGTTATTTTTTTATATGTTCCACTAGAAATTAGACTTGAAAGGTTACAACAAAGGGAGTTTCATAGATATGGTAATGAGGTATTGCCAGGTGGTGGTAAGTACGAGGACTCCAAGGCTTTTTTAGAGTGGGCGTCTCTATACGACGGGGCAGGGCCGGAAGTGAGAAGTAAATTTTTGCACGAAAAATGGTTATCAGAATTACCTTGTCCCGTACTAAGAATTGAAGGTTCGCAAACAGTTGAAGAGCGGGTTGAGATTGTTTTAGATTATCTTCGTACTCAAAAAATAAATTAG
- a CDS encoding histidine phosphatase family protein → MQNNHDFRKTQDGSLNIETANQPYLFNQYEKNVDSNSYREPMRSLLDSLQGGGYILYARHGEATVGVDQPNLNFQNCYTQRNLSANGRSQAAMYGDIFRQLNIPVMTPILASPLCRAVETAVLAFGQDRVQIDPFWAEVLRLSYNISPAQQTNILNYLHSYLEMQPSTGTNRVIIAHSFPAGVGLGRMPDMGTIIIRPLGQGNGYEIVDKLRLADWQRLGG, encoded by the coding sequence ATGCAAAATAATCACGATTTTCGGAAAACACAAGACGGGTCTCTAAACATAGAAACAGCAAATCAACCTTATTTATTTAATCAGTATGAAAAAAACGTAGACTCTAATTCCTATCGTGAACCGATGCGTTCGTTATTGGACTCTCTTCAAGGAGGAGGATATATTCTTTATGCCAGGCATGGGGAAGCTACAGTTGGTGTCGATCAACCGAATTTAAATTTTCAAAATTGCTATACCCAAAGAAACCTCTCGGCCAACGGAAGAAGCCAAGCCGCCATGTATGGGGACATATTTCGTCAGTTAAATATACCAGTCATGACCCCAATTCTAGCTAGTCCTTTATGTAGGGCCGTCGAAACGGCTGTTTTGGCATTTGGTCAAGATCGTGTTCAAATCGATCCTTTTTGGGCAGAAGTTCTCCGTTTAAGTTATAATATATCTCCAGCACAACAGACAAATATCTTAAACTACCTTCATTCATACTTGGAAATGCAACCATCTACAGGCACTAACAGAGTAATCATCGCCCATAGCTTCCCTGCTGGTGTTGGACTTGGTCGAATGCCGGATATGGGAACCATTATTATAAGACCCCTTGGACAAGGAAACGGTTATGAAATTGTTGATAAGTTGAGGTTGGCGGATTGGCAGAGATTAGGCGGTTAA
- a CDS encoding GNAT family N-acetyltransferase, which translates to MTEALKAMICFGFEDSNLNRIEAFVKPGNEAYAVILEKMDLFEKGCYERGIFLKAVSRWYCIWDA; encoded by the coding sequence TTGACGGAAGCGCTAAAAGCAATGATTTGTTTTGGGTTTGAAGATAGTAATCTAAATAGGATAGAGGCATTTGTGAAACCTGGAAACGAAGCATACGCAGTTATTCTGGAAAAAATGGATTTATTCGAGAAGGGTTGCTACGAGAGAGGGATTTTTTTAAAGGCTGTATCAAGATGGTATTGTATTTGGGATGCTTAG
- a CDS encoding MFS transporter, translating into MNYESKVKKATYHLYTFMISKLISSFGAQVYTFAISFYILQMTGSATSFATNLICSILPRTILAPFAGAITDRYSKKAIVIIAQIATTFTIGGLLVFTLTSGLSLAAIYVTTSILSVTSMFSGIAFTSSITALINKERIQKAMSLNQMSISFAAVGSPAIGGLLYGTVSMPIFLIIYMTASSIAVFLESTMNFKLFAAEKKVVEGEQKETLWQSMKLGFSYLKLQPVILTLLWIGLMVNFLFGAFEVGYSYILIEKLKIESQHFGFTQGAFSVGMVLMSIYFSVRKEVKYPFLLSKRGILGIGIIMAAVSIPLVSSMSYNLVFVYYIVLMFCFGTMIVIINTPLQVMLQKIIDDEYKGRVFSIIETMSMALIPLGMVLYGFLYDFFPGQWILLLSAGLLISVTLVLARPSVIRKIHPELGGVKETVREEVRAV; encoded by the coding sequence ATGAACTATGAATCAAAAGTGAAAAAAGCGACGTATCACCTGTATACCTTTATGATTAGTAAACTTATTTCTTCTTTTGGAGCACAAGTATATACATTTGCGATCAGTTTTTATATTTTACAAATGACTGGATCAGCCACGAGTTTTGCGACAAACTTGATTTGTAGCATTTTGCCACGTACCATTCTGGCGCCATTTGCTGGAGCAATCACAGATAGGTACTCGAAAAAAGCGATCGTCATTATTGCGCAAATTGCAACTACCTTTACTATTGGGGGATTGCTTGTTTTTACGCTAACTTCTGGATTATCTTTAGCGGCTATTTATGTAACGACAAGTATCTTGTCCGTCACATCGATGTTTTCAGGAATTGCGTTTACCTCATCTATTACTGCACTAATTAACAAAGAAAGAATTCAAAAAGCAATGTCGTTAAATCAAATGTCCATTTCCTTTGCGGCGGTTGGTAGTCCAGCAATTGGTGGATTATTATATGGTACTGTTTCAATGCCAATATTTTTAATTATTTACATGACAGCATCAAGTATTGCTGTATTCCTTGAGTCGACGATGAACTTCAAACTTTTTGCTGCTGAGAAAAAGGTTGTTGAAGGTGAACAGAAAGAAACTTTATGGCAAAGTATGAAACTAGGTTTTAGTTATTTGAAACTTCAACCCGTGATTTTAACCTTGTTGTGGATAGGGTTAATGGTCAATTTTTTGTTCGGAGCCTTCGAGGTCGGTTATTCTTATATCCTTATTGAAAAACTAAAAATTGAATCGCAGCATTTTGGTTTTACTCAAGGTGCCTTTTCAGTAGGAATGGTGCTGATGTCCATTTATTTTTCAGTGCGAAAAGAAGTTAAGTATCCGTTCCTTTTATCAAAACGAGGGATTTTAGGGATAGGTATAATCATGGCAGCAGTTTCAATACCACTAGTAAGTTCCATGTCTTATAATCTCGTATTTGTTTACTATATTGTGCTCATGTTTTGTTTTGGTACCATGATTGTGATTATAAATACTCCGTTACAAGTCATGCTGCAAAAAATTATTGACGATGAGTATAAGGGGCGAGTGTTTTCGATTATCGAAACGATGTCCATGGCGCTCATTCCATTAGGGATGGTATTGTACGGTTTCCTTTACGACTTCTTTCCAGGTCAGTGGATCCTTCTATTATCTGCCGGTTTACTAATTAGTGTTACCCTTGTTCTTGCCAGACCTTCTGTTATTCGAAAGATACACCCAGAGCTTGGAGGGGTTAAAGAAACGGTAAGAGAGGAAGTAAGGGCGGTGTGA
- a CDS encoding helix-turn-helix transcriptional regulator: MLGERIKKLRKQKKLTLEALAGNQLTKGMLSLIENNKAQPSMESLSYIAQQLEVEVSDLLEVVSSEELRSILEKAEKLYNTEFEKSKDKHKQLIELIEPFAENLTQGYEAARILEIYSYSLFHEKKQRWEALSERAAKMFDQMNISANRSSIAIFRTINKFIEHDYSSALEIFLTERRNIELNHAYIDPLTKLDLDYHEAVLFYAVGDSEAATRIMENALEFSKKKKIFYRVDELYRLAAAQGMMSGNNDKKRFYLEKLKQYAEFADNLSSLHFYQLLNIMTLTSEQREYQKALEEIDQLLSDPKTLEFYGPWFNLEKSKALYYLGSYEEALLLLDKMVLPDVHHPFDLSIFYVADTYRALCHVELGNRNEAVAAIKKAVSNFHPLPETPFKVFTLDTSEKISG; this comes from the coding sequence ATGCTAGGAGAACGAATTAAAAAATTAAGAAAACAAAAAAAGCTAACCCTTGAAGCACTGGCTGGCAACCAACTGACGAAAGGTATGCTTAGTCTAATTGAAAATAATAAAGCACAACCATCAATGGAGAGCTTATCCTATATTGCTCAACAACTTGAGGTAGAAGTGTCTGATTTATTAGAGGTTGTGAGTTCAGAAGAACTGAGAAGTATTTTAGAAAAAGCTGAGAAACTATACAATACTGAATTTGAAAAATCAAAGGACAAGCATAAACAGCTGATCGAACTTATCGAACCATTTGCCGAAAACCTTACACAAGGATACGAAGCAGCTCGAATACTTGAAATTTATAGCTACTCTCTTTTCCACGAGAAAAAACAACGCTGGGAGGCGCTTTCTGAACGTGCTGCTAAAATGTTTGACCAAATGAATATCTCAGCTAACCGTTCTTCCATAGCTATTTTCCGTACAATTAACAAATTTATTGAGCATGACTACTCCTCAGCATTAGAAATTTTCCTAACTGAGCGCCGCAATATTGAATTAAACCATGCATACATTGATCCTTTAACAAAGCTTGATCTTGATTATCATGAAGCGGTTTTATTTTATGCCGTGGGCGATTCAGAAGCAGCTACACGGATCATGGAAAATGCGCTGGAATTTTCAAAGAAAAAAAAGATTTTCTATCGCGTCGACGAATTATATCGACTTGCGGCTGCACAAGGGATGATGTCGGGAAATAATGATAAAAAGAGGTTTTATTTAGAAAAGCTCAAGCAATACGCGGAGTTTGCTGATAACTTGTCTTCGCTTCATTTTTATCAACTTCTTAATATCATGACTCTCACATCTGAGCAACGTGAGTATCAAAAAGCTCTCGAGGAAATTGACCAATTGCTTTCCGATCCAAAAACACTGGAATTTTACGGACCTTGGTTTAACCTCGAGAAAAGTAAAGCACTCTATTATTTAGGCAGCTATGAAGAAGCACTTCTACTTCTTGATAAGATGGTTCTCCCAGATGTGCATCACCCATTTGATTTATCTATTTTTTATGTAGCCGATACTTACAGAGCACTTTGCCACGTTGAGCTAGGCAATAGGAATGAGGCTGTGGCCGCAATAAAAAAAGCGGTAAGTAACTTTCATCCACTTCCTGAAACACCTTTTAAAGTATTTACACTTGATACATCTGAAAAGATCTCAGGGTAG
- a CDS encoding GNAT family N-acetyltransferase gives MIRRANKDDWKGISRVHVDCMHSAYQGVLPAATLDKFTYIDREKRWQNDLPNSIRGGTMNYVAVDKNGEIVGFALAGTMRDPRLRIKYTGEIYGIYVHPEAQGQGFGKKLFESVTEHLVSHHHTSIALWTFNEHSSCNFFEHLGGINVYEKTNVITGKELEECAYGWDDLQDITCNIEVQD, from the coding sequence ATGATACGAAGAGCAAACAAAGATGACTGGAAAGGGATTTCTCGCGTCCACGTAGATTGTATGCACTCTGCATATCAAGGGGTTTTACCGGCCGCTACATTAGATAAATTCACCTATATTGATCGAGAAAAACGATGGCAAAACGACCTTCCAAATTCCATCCGTGGAGGAACAATGAATTATGTTGCTGTCGATAAAAACGGTGAGATAGTCGGGTTTGCTTTAGCGGGCACGATGAGGGATCCCCGTTTAAGAATTAAATATACAGGAGAAATTTACGGAATTTATGTTCACCCAGAAGCTCAAGGTCAAGGTTTCGGTAAAAAGTTATTTGAGTCCGTAACAGAGCATTTAGTATCACATCACCACACATCAATCGCATTGTGGACCTTCAACGAGCACTCTTCCTGCAACTTTTTCGAACATCTTGGTGGGATTAATGTGTACGAAAAAACCAACGTAATTACTGGAAAAGAATTAGAAGAGTGCGCCTATGGATGGGATGATTTACAAGATATTACCTGCAATATAGAGGTTCAAGACTAA
- a CDS encoding DUF6063 family protein, with translation MNYSEHKVIRAFQLYTRIARDGVLDIEAVQLYKSDDEIRSLLDLYSKEVDCVIILTSEQLFLVPRTKLSPFHVNNDWIKKHYLRTGATNGDIYLLYFSTIILFGSFYDTYQSQEPTRQFIRFDEWIHLIQERVEQLKTNDDEQLKELEKEFSYNWGLIIQKWDDMDDIKETAKKQSGNTISRLSFIDTVKRFLVDQELIQEIGNDEITLTEKAKTIIQRFFMEVEYNKGIFEFIYGFERDEEDASN, from the coding sequence ATGAACTATTCCGAGCATAAAGTTATCCGAGCGTTTCAACTATATACCCGAATTGCTCGCGACGGGGTGTTAGATATAGAAGCCGTTCAGCTTTATAAATCTGATGATGAAATTAGAAGTCTTTTAGATTTGTATAGTAAGGAAGTTGATTGTGTCATTATTCTCACGAGTGAGCAATTATTTTTAGTTCCTCGGACGAAATTGTCACCTTTTCATGTGAATAATGATTGGATCAAGAAGCATTATTTACGGACAGGCGCAACGAATGGCGATATTTACTTATTATATTTTTCGACGATTATTCTTTTCGGAAGTTTCTATGATACGTATCAAAGTCAAGAACCAACGAGACAATTTATTCGATTTGATGAATGGATCCACCTGATTCAAGAACGAGTTGAGCAATTAAAGACGAACGATGATGAACAGTTAAAAGAATTAGAAAAAGAGTTTTCTTATAATTGGGGCCTCATTATTCAAAAGTGGGATGATATGGATGATATTAAAGAAACTGCGAAGAAACAGAGTGGTAATACGATTAGTCGTTTGAGCTTTATTGATACCGTCAAACGGTTCCTTGTTGACCAAGAACTCATCCAAGAAATTGGTAATGATGAAATCACCTTAACGGAAAAGGCAAAAACAATTATTCAACGCTTCTTTATGGAGGTAGAGTATAACAAAGGGATTTTTGAATTTATTTACGGCTTTGAAAGGGATGAAGAAGATGCCAGCAATTAG
- a CDS encoding replicative DNA helicase, translating to MDNNDIRELASGYRERMRRLALFDPLYELDRKREMDQDNQLVDMKGLGLLTLLYFFEQKLMRQYKTGVKQLSTFLQQLTQSKYRLDEDGFEKIARLIIQTFRPTTGKKRGYHFFNWEERIDDLIEYSILKANDFDVTTNTQYYTLDEDGLELVFATKEFYSEFQLSINQLLLRKQLDKGEFKGALRQINEMGIDVESLEERMIKLKHEIQRSIVSEETFERYKHLLEDIYGRLTREDDEFKELREFVKETRERLYSKDTHQKEQKTYELLLKITRELERVHYDHSRLLEQTIGLKNTTLVTAQESLYYTGIQAFNFDHDLVSRIISTPLPLDAMKGVLHPFLKVEENKMWSPLSVLAEQNITEDREEKVEQSFIEVEKVEFDDCYAKWITEKYKQIMEQYLLAAKAGEGDTLSKFLTFLEASSQEELFKQRYFYEFWLFLHQRSPVTKGEFSDDERKTVFTEALALLGDRTLSIQERNQIIKRYERFSIQEMVITLEGAEHELFRA from the coding sequence TTGGACAACAATGACATTCGAGAGCTAGCAAGTGGATACCGGGAGCGTATGAGAAGACTAGCACTTTTTGATCCTTTATACGAACTAGACCGGAAAAGAGAGATGGACCAAGACAACCAATTAGTTGATATGAAAGGACTAGGACTCTTAACGCTTCTCTATTTTTTTGAACAAAAATTAATGCGCCAATACAAAACAGGTGTGAAGCAACTTTCAACATTTCTCCAACAATTAACACAATCAAAATATCGTTTAGATGAAGATGGGTTCGAAAAGATTGCAAGGTTAATTATCCAAACCTTTCGTCCAACCACTGGTAAAAAGCGCGGCTATCATTTTTTTAACTGGGAAGAACGTATTGACGATCTAATCGAATATTCAATTTTAAAAGCGAATGATTTTGATGTTACGACGAATACGCAATATTATACTCTCGATGAAGATGGACTTGAATTAGTTTTTGCAACGAAAGAGTTTTATAGTGAATTTCAGCTTTCTATTAATCAACTACTACTTCGAAAGCAGCTCGATAAAGGCGAGTTTAAGGGAGCGCTTAGACAGATAAATGAAATGGGGATTGATGTAGAAAGTTTAGAAGAAAGAATGATTAAGCTAAAGCATGAGATCCAGCGAAGCATTGTATCTGAAGAAACATTTGAGCGCTATAAACATTTATTAGAAGATATTTATGGTAGGTTAACAAGGGAAGATGACGAATTTAAAGAGTTACGAGAATTTGTGAAAGAAACGCGAGAGCGCCTTTATTCAAAGGACACTCATCAAAAAGAACAAAAAACGTACGAACTACTTTTAAAAATTACACGAGAACTTGAACGGGTTCATTACGATCATTCGCGACTTTTAGAACAAACCATTGGTCTGAAAAATACAACTCTAGTTACAGCTCAGGAATCTCTCTATTATACTGGAATTCAAGCATTTAACTTTGATCATGATCTTGTTTCACGGATTATTTCAACACCGCTTCCATTAGACGCAATGAAAGGTGTTCTTCATCCATTTTTAAAAGTTGAAGAAAATAAAATGTGGTCGCCGTTATCAGTACTTGCCGAACAAAATATAACGGAAGACCGTGAAGAGAAAGTAGAACAAAGTTTTATTGAAGTTGAAAAAGTCGAATTTGATGATTGTTATGCAAAATGGATAACGGAAAAATACAAACAAATTATGGAACAATATTTACTTGCTGCAAAAGCTGGCGAGGGCGATACCCTTAGTAAGTTTCTTACTTTTTTAGAAGCTTCAAGCCAAGAAGAGTTGTTTAAGCAACGATACTTTTATGAGTTTTGGCTGTTTCTCCATCAGCGTTCTCCTGTTACGAAAGGTGAATTTAGTGATGATGAAAGAAAAACAGTTTTTACAGAGGCATTAGCGTTACTTGGAGATCGTACACTATCAATTCAAGAACGAAATCAAATTATTAAAAGGTATGAGCGTTTCTCAATACAAGAAATGGTCATCACCTTGGAGGGAGCCGAACATGAACTATTCCGAGCATAA
- a CDS encoding Wadjet anti-phage system protein JetD domain-containing protein — METIKNILAKYEKKTIELVILEQLLMPFVQTYDEFADQVLQLEDEKILDEIKSKKRTSRKPSLAYHYRIQKHLLTEDYHNEIQIYRQLFHPALNLDNYYGKDPAIWKQDLPYVTKIDQYIKRFGLPTERVPAPERSYELVGNEKWIVEQGGKEVLERLELFQLLRIIPVSEPLMFAINPRNLQEKQQLHLIVENKTTYQGLLPALNDSVFSTLIYGSGKAVISSIDQFSIQFPVKAEHHFLYFGDIDREGVSIWASLNKRQKVSLAIPFYKACMAKTEAKGKENQRENEQALEGFLEFFTNTEQTKIRTLLKNGYYYPQETLKTKELQWIWREIDWTTMTFES, encoded by the coding sequence TTGGAAACTATTAAAAATATTTTAGCTAAATATGAGAAGAAAACGATAGAATTAGTTATTCTTGAACAGTTACTGATGCCATTCGTTCAAACATATGATGAGTTTGCCGATCAAGTGTTACAACTTGAGGATGAGAAAATTCTCGATGAGATTAAGTCAAAGAAGAGAACGTCACGCAAACCCTCTCTAGCCTATCACTATCGAATTCAAAAGCATTTACTGACAGAAGATTACCACAATGAAATTCAGATATATCGACAACTATTCCATCCAGCTCTTAATCTAGATAATTATTACGGGAAAGATCCAGCAATCTGGAAACAAGATTTACCTTATGTTACTAAAATCGATCAATACATAAAACGATTTGGTCTTCCAACTGAACGAGTACCAGCACCAGAGCGAAGTTATGAGCTTGTTGGTAACGAAAAATGGATTGTTGAACAAGGGGGAAAAGAGGTATTGGAGAGGTTGGAATTATTTCAACTACTTCGGATTATCCCGGTATCAGAACCGCTTATGTTTGCGATCAACCCTAGAAACCTTCAGGAAAAACAACAACTACACCTTATTGTTGAAAATAAAACAACTTACCAGGGTCTACTACCAGCACTAAATGACAGTGTTTTTTCCACGTTAATTTATGGGAGCGGAAAAGCTGTTATAAGTAGTATCGATCAATTCTCAATCCAGTTTCCAGTTAAAGCGGAGCATCATTTTCTTTACTTTGGCGACATTGATCGAGAAGGAGTGTCGATTTGGGCCTCGTTGAATAAAAGACAGAAGGTTTCTTTGGCTATCCCTTTTTACAAAGCATGTATGGCAAAAACAGAAGCAAAAGGAAAAGAAAATCAACGGGAAAATGAACAAGCTCTTGAGGGGTTTCTAGAATTTTTTACAAATACCGAGCAAACAAAAATTCGAACCCTTTTAAAAAATGGCTACTATTATCCACAAGAAACACTGAAAACGAAGGAATTGCAATGGATTTGGAGGGAGATAGATTGGACAACAATGACATTCGAGAGCTAG